The following are encoded together in the Trachemys scripta elegans isolate TJP31775 chromosome 7, CAS_Tse_1.0, whole genome shotgun sequence genome:
- the NFKB2 gene encoding nuclear factor NF-kappa-B p100 subunit isoform X3, giving the protein MDEPYNACLDGIDYDDFQFSSHMMEQKEPLMETAEGPYLIIIEQPKQRGFRFRYGCEGPSHGGLPGASSEKGRKTYPTVKICNYGGVARIEVDLVTHSDPPRVHAHSLVGKQCNEAGNCIVTVGPKDMTAQFNNLGVLHVTKKNMMEIMKDKLKQQKIRNRNQALTESELREIELEAKELKKVMDLSIVRLRFTAYLRDSNGNFTLPLNPVISDPIHDSKSPGASNLKISRMDKTAGSVRGGDEVYLLCDKVQKDDIEVRFYEDDENGWQAFGDFSPTDVHKQYAIVFRTPPYHKPKIDRPVTVFLQLKRKRGGDVSDSKQFTYYPVVEDKEEVERKRKKVLPQFPQHFGGGSHMGGAGGGSSGFGSGGGGNLNYPYSSGLTYNNIYSSGPHPVGGYQGGVQMTNMEEEGDGKHLPAETGKQPCPPEESHRQELHYHAQLCSMRMLALAQRSAHALLDYSVTADPRMLLAVQRHLAASQDENGDTPLHLAIIHEQTTVIEQLIQVVLSIPNQQIINVANHLQQTPLHLAVITKQHQVVGLLLQAHADPTLLDRYGNSLLHLALQTGDEAMLRTLLVHLGSAIPCLLSTPNYHGLLPVHLAVRVKSLACLDLLVRMGADVNAVERQGGRTPLHLAVEMENLNVAGHLVKKLGADVNARTFAGNTPLHLAAGLGSPILTKMLIKAGGDILCENDEPVRSSSSEASSDMDSGPEDQEAGMELGESDTEHTDNSTAAEHRSREPGTRGAKQRRRHTPLDLTRSHKVREILLRASLQGPESEQPAAPRPGTILSLDSNTLQGLEQLLNQDRSGSDWTELAQRLGLRSLVETYKDTASPSGSLLLSYELAGGSLGGLLEALDSMGLSEGVRMLRKAETADKLQSTELKEDSAYGSQSVEEEQSPAPPLKLHPLPSAELLGEPPHSQQQQVH; this is encoded by the exons ATGGACGAGCCCTACAACGCG TGCCTGGATGGGATCGACTATGACGACTTCCAGTTCAGCTCCCACATGATGGAGCAGAAGGAGCCGCTGATGGAGACTG CCGAAGGTCCGTATCTCATCATCATCGAGCAGCCAAAACAG CGCGGGTTCCGGTTCCGGTACGGCTGTGAAGGCCCCTCACATGGTGGGCTGCCCGGAGCATCCAGCGAGAAGGGACGCAAGACTTACCCCACTGTCAAG ATCTGCAACTACGGAGGTGTGGCGCGGATCGAGGTAGACTTGGTGACCCACAGCGACCCTCCGCGAGTGCATGCTCACAGCCTGGTGGGGAAGCAGTGCAACGAGGCTGGCAATTGCATTGTGACCGTGGGACCTAAGGACATGACGGCACA ATTCAACAACCTTGGGGTGCTCCACGTGACCAAGAAGAACATGATGGAGATCATGAAAGACAAGCTGAAGCAGCAGAAGATACGCAATAGAAATCAGGCACTGACAG AGTCTGAGCTGCGTGAGATTGAGCTGGAGGCGAAGGAGTTGAAGAAGGTGATGGACCTGAGCATCGTGCGCCTTCGTTTCACCGCCTACCTCCGCGACAGCAACGGGAACTTCACGCTGCCCCTGAACCCTGTCATCTCAGACCCGATCCACGACAGCA AATCACCTGGGGCTTCCAACCTGAAGATCTCCCGGATGGATAAGACAGCTGGCTCAGTGCGGGGAGGGGACGAGGTCTACTTGCTGTGCGATAAAGTTCAGAAag ATGATATTGAGGTGCGGTTCTACGAGGATGATGAGAACGGTTGGCAGGCCTTCGGTGACTTCTCCCCTACGGATGTTCACAAGCAG TACGCCATCGTCTTCCGCACGCCGCCCTACCACAAGCCCAAGATCGACCGCCCCGTCACTGTCTTCCTGCAGCTGAAGCGGAAGCGTGGGGGGGACGTGAGCGACTCCAAGCAGTTCACCTACTACCCAGTGGTGGAAG AtaaggaggaggtggagaggaagCGGAAGAAGgtgctgcctcagttcccccagcaCTTTGGTGGGGGCTCGCACATGGGAGGGGCCGGCGGGGGAAGCAGTGGCTTTGGCTCTGGCGGAG GCGGGAATCTAAACTATCCATACTCCTCGGGGCTGACTTACAACAACATCTACTCGTCTGGCCCGCACCCCGTGGGCGGCTACCAAGGGGGGGTGCAGATGACCAACATGGAAGAGGAGGGGGATGGCAAGCACCTGCCTGCGGAGACTGGGAAGCAGCCCTGCCCGCCAGAGGAGAGCCACCGTCAGGAGCTGCATTACCACG cccagctctgcagtaTGAGGATGCTGGCTCTGGCTCAGCGCAGCGCCCATGCCCTGCTGGACTACTCGGTCACTGCTGACCCACGCATGCTGCTGGCCGTGCAGCGGCACCTGGCTGCCTCCCAGGATGAGAATGGAGACAC gCCTTTGCATCTCGCCATCATCCACGAGCAGACGACTGTGATTGAGCAGCTGATCCAGGTTGTCCTCAGTATCCCCAACCAGCAGATCATCAACGTGGCCAACCACTTGCAGCAG ACTCCCTTACACCTGGCAGTGATCACCAAGCAGCACCAGGTGGTGGGGTTACTGCTGCAGGCCCACGCGGACCCCACTCTGCTGGATCGCTACGGCAACTCACTGCTGCACCTGGCGCTCCAGACGGGTGATGAGGCCATGCTGAGGACGTTGCTGGTGCACCTGGGCTCTGCCATCCCCTGTCTGCTCAGCACGCCCAATTACCATG GCCTGCTCCCCGTGCACCTGGCTGTGAGGGTAAAGAGCCTGGCCTGCCTGGACCTGCTGGTGAGGATGGGAGCAGACGTGAATGCCGTGGAGCGGCAGGGCGGCCGGACGCCCCTGCACCTGGCAGTGGAGATGGAGAACCTCAACGTGGCCGGCCACCTAGTGAAGAAG CTGGGAGCTGATGTCAATGCTCGGACGTTTGCTGGAAACACCCCTCTGCACTTGGCtgcaggcctgggctcccccatcCTCACCAAAATGCTCATCAAAGCAG GAGGGGACATCCTCTGTGAGAATGATGAGCCAGTGAGGTCGTCCTCGTCCGAAGCCAGCAGCGACATGGACAGTGGGCCCGAGGATCAGGAGGCAGGCATGGAGCTGGGAGAGTCAGACACAGAGCATACAGATAACAGCACCGCTGCTGAACACAGAAGCAGGGAGCCTGGCACCCGGGGTGCAAAGCAGCGCCGGAGACACACACCGCTTGACTTAACCAGGAGCCACAAG GTGCGGGAGATCCTGCTGCGTGCCTCGCTGCAGGGCCCAGAGTCAGAGcagcctgctgcccccaggccag GGACCATCCTGTCACTCGACAGCAACAccctgcagggcctggagcagtTACTGAACCAGGACCGCAGTGGCTCGGACTGGACTGAGCTGGCCCAGAGACTCGGCCTGCGCAGCCTGGTGGAGACGTACAAGGACACGGCCTCCCCGAGCGGGAGCCTCCTGCTCAGTTACGAG ctcgCTGGCGGCAGCCTGGGGGGCTTGCTGGAGGCACTGGACTCCATGGGGCTCAGCGAGGGAGTAAGGATGCTTCGCAAAGCGGAGACGGCTGACAAGCTACAAAGCACAG AGCTCAAGGAGGACAGTGCCTATGGGAGCCAGTCGGTGGAAGAGGAGCAGTCGCCGGCCCCACCGCTGAAGCTGCACCCACTGccctctgcagagctgctgggcgagcccccacacagccagcagcagcaggtgcacTGA
- the NFKB2 gene encoding nuclear factor NF-kappa-B p100 subunit isoform X1, producing MCVGAQTVCVCVCVEVFTDFGMCAEESMFRTSTRLRPGPGPAVQPGSAMDEPYNACLDGIDYDDFQFSSHMMEQKEPLMETAEGPYLIIIEQPKQRGFRFRYGCEGPSHGGLPGASSEKGRKTYPTVKICNYGGVARIEVDLVTHSDPPRVHAHSLVGKQCNEAGNCIVTVGPKDMTAQFNNLGVLHVTKKNMMEIMKDKLKQQKIRNRNQALTESELREIELEAKELKKVMDLSIVRLRFTAYLRDSNGNFTLPLNPVISDPIHDSKSPGASNLKISRMDKTAGSVRGGDEVYLLCDKVQKDDIEVRFYEDDENGWQAFGDFSPTDVHKQYAIVFRTPPYHKPKIDRPVTVFLQLKRKRGGDVSDSKQFTYYPVVEDKEEVERKRKKVLPQFPQHFGGGSHMGGAGGGSSGFGSGGGGNLNYPYSSGLTYNNIYSSGPHPVGGYQGGVQMTNMEEEGDGKHLPAETGKQPCPPEESHRQELHYHAQLCSMRMLALAQRSAHALLDYSVTADPRMLLAVQRHLAASQDENGDTPLHLAIIHEQTTVIEQLIQVVLSIPNQQIINVANHLQQTPLHLAVITKQHQVVGLLLQAHADPTLLDRYGNSLLHLALQTGDEAMLRTLLVHLGSAIPCLLSTPNYHGLLPVHLAVRVKSLACLDLLVRMGADVNAVERQGGRTPLHLAVEMENLNVAGHLVKKLGADVNARTFAGNTPLHLAAGLGSPILTKMLIKAGGDILCENDEPVRSSSSEASSDMDSGPEDQEAGMELGESDTEHTDNSTAAEHRSREPGTRGAKQRRRHTPLDLTRSHKVREILLRASLQGPESEQPAAPRPGTILSLDSNTLQGLEQLLNQDRSGSDWTELAQRLGLRSLVETYKDTASPSGSLLLSYELAGGSLGGLLEALDSMGLSEGVRMLRKAETADKLQSTELKEDSAYGSQSVEEEQSPAPPLKLHPLPSAELLGEPPHSQQQQVH from the exons GCCCGGCCCAGGTCCCGCAGTGCAGCCCGGCTCCGCCATGGACGAGCCCTACAACGCG TGCCTGGATGGGATCGACTATGACGACTTCCAGTTCAGCTCCCACATGATGGAGCAGAAGGAGCCGCTGATGGAGACTG CCGAAGGTCCGTATCTCATCATCATCGAGCAGCCAAAACAG CGCGGGTTCCGGTTCCGGTACGGCTGTGAAGGCCCCTCACATGGTGGGCTGCCCGGAGCATCCAGCGAGAAGGGACGCAAGACTTACCCCACTGTCAAG ATCTGCAACTACGGAGGTGTGGCGCGGATCGAGGTAGACTTGGTGACCCACAGCGACCCTCCGCGAGTGCATGCTCACAGCCTGGTGGGGAAGCAGTGCAACGAGGCTGGCAATTGCATTGTGACCGTGGGACCTAAGGACATGACGGCACA ATTCAACAACCTTGGGGTGCTCCACGTGACCAAGAAGAACATGATGGAGATCATGAAAGACAAGCTGAAGCAGCAGAAGATACGCAATAGAAATCAGGCACTGACAG AGTCTGAGCTGCGTGAGATTGAGCTGGAGGCGAAGGAGTTGAAGAAGGTGATGGACCTGAGCATCGTGCGCCTTCGTTTCACCGCCTACCTCCGCGACAGCAACGGGAACTTCACGCTGCCCCTGAACCCTGTCATCTCAGACCCGATCCACGACAGCA AATCACCTGGGGCTTCCAACCTGAAGATCTCCCGGATGGATAAGACAGCTGGCTCAGTGCGGGGAGGGGACGAGGTCTACTTGCTGTGCGATAAAGTTCAGAAag ATGATATTGAGGTGCGGTTCTACGAGGATGATGAGAACGGTTGGCAGGCCTTCGGTGACTTCTCCCCTACGGATGTTCACAAGCAG TACGCCATCGTCTTCCGCACGCCGCCCTACCACAAGCCCAAGATCGACCGCCCCGTCACTGTCTTCCTGCAGCTGAAGCGGAAGCGTGGGGGGGACGTGAGCGACTCCAAGCAGTTCACCTACTACCCAGTGGTGGAAG AtaaggaggaggtggagaggaagCGGAAGAAGgtgctgcctcagttcccccagcaCTTTGGTGGGGGCTCGCACATGGGAGGGGCCGGCGGGGGAAGCAGTGGCTTTGGCTCTGGCGGAG GCGGGAATCTAAACTATCCATACTCCTCGGGGCTGACTTACAACAACATCTACTCGTCTGGCCCGCACCCCGTGGGCGGCTACCAAGGGGGGGTGCAGATGACCAACATGGAAGAGGAGGGGGATGGCAAGCACCTGCCTGCGGAGACTGGGAAGCAGCCCTGCCCGCCAGAGGAGAGCCACCGTCAGGAGCTGCATTACCACG cccagctctgcagtaTGAGGATGCTGGCTCTGGCTCAGCGCAGCGCCCATGCCCTGCTGGACTACTCGGTCACTGCTGACCCACGCATGCTGCTGGCCGTGCAGCGGCACCTGGCTGCCTCCCAGGATGAGAATGGAGACAC gCCTTTGCATCTCGCCATCATCCACGAGCAGACGACTGTGATTGAGCAGCTGATCCAGGTTGTCCTCAGTATCCCCAACCAGCAGATCATCAACGTGGCCAACCACTTGCAGCAG ACTCCCTTACACCTGGCAGTGATCACCAAGCAGCACCAGGTGGTGGGGTTACTGCTGCAGGCCCACGCGGACCCCACTCTGCTGGATCGCTACGGCAACTCACTGCTGCACCTGGCGCTCCAGACGGGTGATGAGGCCATGCTGAGGACGTTGCTGGTGCACCTGGGCTCTGCCATCCCCTGTCTGCTCAGCACGCCCAATTACCATG GCCTGCTCCCCGTGCACCTGGCTGTGAGGGTAAAGAGCCTGGCCTGCCTGGACCTGCTGGTGAGGATGGGAGCAGACGTGAATGCCGTGGAGCGGCAGGGCGGCCGGACGCCCCTGCACCTGGCAGTGGAGATGGAGAACCTCAACGTGGCCGGCCACCTAGTGAAGAAG CTGGGAGCTGATGTCAATGCTCGGACGTTTGCTGGAAACACCCCTCTGCACTTGGCtgcaggcctgggctcccccatcCTCACCAAAATGCTCATCAAAGCAG GAGGGGACATCCTCTGTGAGAATGATGAGCCAGTGAGGTCGTCCTCGTCCGAAGCCAGCAGCGACATGGACAGTGGGCCCGAGGATCAGGAGGCAGGCATGGAGCTGGGAGAGTCAGACACAGAGCATACAGATAACAGCACCGCTGCTGAACACAGAAGCAGGGAGCCTGGCACCCGGGGTGCAAAGCAGCGCCGGAGACACACACCGCTTGACTTAACCAGGAGCCACAAG GTGCGGGAGATCCTGCTGCGTGCCTCGCTGCAGGGCCCAGAGTCAGAGcagcctgctgcccccaggccag GGACCATCCTGTCACTCGACAGCAACAccctgcagggcctggagcagtTACTGAACCAGGACCGCAGTGGCTCGGACTGGACTGAGCTGGCCCAGAGACTCGGCCTGCGCAGCCTGGTGGAGACGTACAAGGACACGGCCTCCCCGAGCGGGAGCCTCCTGCTCAGTTACGAG ctcgCTGGCGGCAGCCTGGGGGGCTTGCTGGAGGCACTGGACTCCATGGGGCTCAGCGAGGGAGTAAGGATGCTTCGCAAAGCGGAGACGGCTGACAAGCTACAAAGCACAG AGCTCAAGGAGGACAGTGCCTATGGGAGCCAGTCGGTGGAAGAGGAGCAGTCGCCGGCCCCACCGCTGAAGCTGCACCCACTGccctctgcagagctgctgggcgagcccccacacagccagcagcagcaggtgcacTGA
- the NFKB2 gene encoding nuclear factor NF-kappa-B p100 subunit isoform X2: MDPAPGRGVRVLTGAWGRPGPGPAVQPGSAMDEPYNACLDGIDYDDFQFSSHMMEQKEPLMETAEGPYLIIIEQPKQRGFRFRYGCEGPSHGGLPGASSEKGRKTYPTVKICNYGGVARIEVDLVTHSDPPRVHAHSLVGKQCNEAGNCIVTVGPKDMTAQFNNLGVLHVTKKNMMEIMKDKLKQQKIRNRNQALTESELREIELEAKELKKVMDLSIVRLRFTAYLRDSNGNFTLPLNPVISDPIHDSKSPGASNLKISRMDKTAGSVRGGDEVYLLCDKVQKDDIEVRFYEDDENGWQAFGDFSPTDVHKQYAIVFRTPPYHKPKIDRPVTVFLQLKRKRGGDVSDSKQFTYYPVVEDKEEVERKRKKVLPQFPQHFGGGSHMGGAGGGSSGFGSGGGGNLNYPYSSGLTYNNIYSSGPHPVGGYQGGVQMTNMEEEGDGKHLPAETGKQPCPPEESHRQELHYHAQLCSMRMLALAQRSAHALLDYSVTADPRMLLAVQRHLAASQDENGDTPLHLAIIHEQTTVIEQLIQVVLSIPNQQIINVANHLQQTPLHLAVITKQHQVVGLLLQAHADPTLLDRYGNSLLHLALQTGDEAMLRTLLVHLGSAIPCLLSTPNYHGLLPVHLAVRVKSLACLDLLVRMGADVNAVERQGGRTPLHLAVEMENLNVAGHLVKKLGADVNARTFAGNTPLHLAAGLGSPILTKMLIKAGGDILCENDEPVRSSSSEASSDMDSGPEDQEAGMELGESDTEHTDNSTAAEHRSREPGTRGAKQRRRHTPLDLTRSHKVREILLRASLQGPESEQPAAPRPGTILSLDSNTLQGLEQLLNQDRSGSDWTELAQRLGLRSLVETYKDTASPSGSLLLSYELAGGSLGGLLEALDSMGLSEGVRMLRKAETADKLQSTELKEDSAYGSQSVEEEQSPAPPLKLHPLPSAELLGEPPHSQQQQVH, from the exons GCCCGGCCCAGGTCCCGCAGTGCAGCCCGGCTCCGCCATGGACGAGCCCTACAACGCG TGCCTGGATGGGATCGACTATGACGACTTCCAGTTCAGCTCCCACATGATGGAGCAGAAGGAGCCGCTGATGGAGACTG CCGAAGGTCCGTATCTCATCATCATCGAGCAGCCAAAACAG CGCGGGTTCCGGTTCCGGTACGGCTGTGAAGGCCCCTCACATGGTGGGCTGCCCGGAGCATCCAGCGAGAAGGGACGCAAGACTTACCCCACTGTCAAG ATCTGCAACTACGGAGGTGTGGCGCGGATCGAGGTAGACTTGGTGACCCACAGCGACCCTCCGCGAGTGCATGCTCACAGCCTGGTGGGGAAGCAGTGCAACGAGGCTGGCAATTGCATTGTGACCGTGGGACCTAAGGACATGACGGCACA ATTCAACAACCTTGGGGTGCTCCACGTGACCAAGAAGAACATGATGGAGATCATGAAAGACAAGCTGAAGCAGCAGAAGATACGCAATAGAAATCAGGCACTGACAG AGTCTGAGCTGCGTGAGATTGAGCTGGAGGCGAAGGAGTTGAAGAAGGTGATGGACCTGAGCATCGTGCGCCTTCGTTTCACCGCCTACCTCCGCGACAGCAACGGGAACTTCACGCTGCCCCTGAACCCTGTCATCTCAGACCCGATCCACGACAGCA AATCACCTGGGGCTTCCAACCTGAAGATCTCCCGGATGGATAAGACAGCTGGCTCAGTGCGGGGAGGGGACGAGGTCTACTTGCTGTGCGATAAAGTTCAGAAag ATGATATTGAGGTGCGGTTCTACGAGGATGATGAGAACGGTTGGCAGGCCTTCGGTGACTTCTCCCCTACGGATGTTCACAAGCAG TACGCCATCGTCTTCCGCACGCCGCCCTACCACAAGCCCAAGATCGACCGCCCCGTCACTGTCTTCCTGCAGCTGAAGCGGAAGCGTGGGGGGGACGTGAGCGACTCCAAGCAGTTCACCTACTACCCAGTGGTGGAAG AtaaggaggaggtggagaggaagCGGAAGAAGgtgctgcctcagttcccccagcaCTTTGGTGGGGGCTCGCACATGGGAGGGGCCGGCGGGGGAAGCAGTGGCTTTGGCTCTGGCGGAG GCGGGAATCTAAACTATCCATACTCCTCGGGGCTGACTTACAACAACATCTACTCGTCTGGCCCGCACCCCGTGGGCGGCTACCAAGGGGGGGTGCAGATGACCAACATGGAAGAGGAGGGGGATGGCAAGCACCTGCCTGCGGAGACTGGGAAGCAGCCCTGCCCGCCAGAGGAGAGCCACCGTCAGGAGCTGCATTACCACG cccagctctgcagtaTGAGGATGCTGGCTCTGGCTCAGCGCAGCGCCCATGCCCTGCTGGACTACTCGGTCACTGCTGACCCACGCATGCTGCTGGCCGTGCAGCGGCACCTGGCTGCCTCCCAGGATGAGAATGGAGACAC gCCTTTGCATCTCGCCATCATCCACGAGCAGACGACTGTGATTGAGCAGCTGATCCAGGTTGTCCTCAGTATCCCCAACCAGCAGATCATCAACGTGGCCAACCACTTGCAGCAG ACTCCCTTACACCTGGCAGTGATCACCAAGCAGCACCAGGTGGTGGGGTTACTGCTGCAGGCCCACGCGGACCCCACTCTGCTGGATCGCTACGGCAACTCACTGCTGCACCTGGCGCTCCAGACGGGTGATGAGGCCATGCTGAGGACGTTGCTGGTGCACCTGGGCTCTGCCATCCCCTGTCTGCTCAGCACGCCCAATTACCATG GCCTGCTCCCCGTGCACCTGGCTGTGAGGGTAAAGAGCCTGGCCTGCCTGGACCTGCTGGTGAGGATGGGAGCAGACGTGAATGCCGTGGAGCGGCAGGGCGGCCGGACGCCCCTGCACCTGGCAGTGGAGATGGAGAACCTCAACGTGGCCGGCCACCTAGTGAAGAAG CTGGGAGCTGATGTCAATGCTCGGACGTTTGCTGGAAACACCCCTCTGCACTTGGCtgcaggcctgggctcccccatcCTCACCAAAATGCTCATCAAAGCAG GAGGGGACATCCTCTGTGAGAATGATGAGCCAGTGAGGTCGTCCTCGTCCGAAGCCAGCAGCGACATGGACAGTGGGCCCGAGGATCAGGAGGCAGGCATGGAGCTGGGAGAGTCAGACACAGAGCATACAGATAACAGCACCGCTGCTGAACACAGAAGCAGGGAGCCTGGCACCCGGGGTGCAAAGCAGCGCCGGAGACACACACCGCTTGACTTAACCAGGAGCCACAAG GTGCGGGAGATCCTGCTGCGTGCCTCGCTGCAGGGCCCAGAGTCAGAGcagcctgctgcccccaggccag GGACCATCCTGTCACTCGACAGCAACAccctgcagggcctggagcagtTACTGAACCAGGACCGCAGTGGCTCGGACTGGACTGAGCTGGCCCAGAGACTCGGCCTGCGCAGCCTGGTGGAGACGTACAAGGACACGGCCTCCCCGAGCGGGAGCCTCCTGCTCAGTTACGAG ctcgCTGGCGGCAGCCTGGGGGGCTTGCTGGAGGCACTGGACTCCATGGGGCTCAGCGAGGGAGTAAGGATGCTTCGCAAAGCGGAGACGGCTGACAAGCTACAAAGCACAG AGCTCAAGGAGGACAGTGCCTATGGGAGCCAGTCGGTGGAAGAGGAGCAGTCGCCGGCCCCACCGCTGAAGCTGCACCCACTGccctctgcagagctgctgggcgagcccccacacagccagcagcagcaggtgcacTGA